The sequence ctggcTGAAGGCTTCAGGACTCTGCTGGGCCAGTGTCAAGGTGACAGCAGGCTCTGGGAAGGAAGGGTCCTGAGGGGGGGCAGCGGGAAAGGACATGAGGACCAGCGTGTTGGGGTCCTGAGGGGTGAGCAGAGAAGTTTGGACATGGCCTGGTGGGCTTCCAACAGGGGATTTGGGTCCGAATATTGGGACATCCCCTCTGGGGTATGTGGGGACTGCCTGTCCTTGCACAggccccagcctcagtttcccacctACCCCCCACTCCACTGCAGGAAGGTGCTCGGGTCTTCGGGGCGCTGGGTCCCATCAGTCCCTCCTCACCTGGGCTCACCCTCGGGGGTCTGGCCGTGAGCGAGCACCGACTCAGCAACAAGCTGTTGGCCTGGAGCGGCGTCCTTGAGTGGCAGGAGGTGAGTCCCTGTGGGGCTGCAGCTGGTCTCCAGGGTCTTGTCTTGTCCCCGCGGGGCCAGGCTGGGGCATCTAGGCTGTGCACAGTGACGCCCTCCTGCCCCCACAGAAGCGCAGACCCTACTCTGACTCCACTGCAAAGCTGAAGCGGACCCTGCCCTGCCAAGCCTATGTGAACCAAGGCGAGAACCTGTGAGTGCTGGGGCGCAGCAGCCGGGGCGGTGGCAGGGGCAGTGGCTGTGGCCATGGGGATCAGGGCAGCCCTTTCTGACCGGCTCTTTCCCATAGGGAGACCGACCAGTGGCCGCAGAAGCTGATCATGCAGCTGATTCCGCAGCAGCTGCTGGTGAGACCCGCCCCGCCTGCCCCGCCCACTCTgagcacccccatgcctggctgacGCAGCTGTCTGTCCCCTGTCCCCCCCAGACCACTCTGGGGCCCCTGTTCCGGAACTCCCAGTTGGCACAGTTCCACTTCACCAACAGAGACTGCGACTCGCTCAAGGGACTCTGCCGCATCATGGGCAACGGCTTTGTGAGTGGGGTGGGCTCGGGTGCGCGAGGGGGGCAGGGGGCGGCTCCCTTGTAGCACTGTGCTGACAAGTACGGCTGGAGGCAGCGCCCTGCTCACAGCCCAGGCGGGGGCTGCGAGTCTTCCCTGGGGTCGACGGTAGCCCTCGTGGCCTCTCAGACCCTGTCTGGAAATGACTGACCCCAGGCACCCTCCATAGAGCACAGGGTGAAGGAACTCAGCCTGAGAGGTCTCCAGTTCCTGCATCTGTGCCCAGCTCTGAGGTGGCCCTTGGGGTGTGAGTGCACAGAGGGACCGGGGCCAGGAGCCTGTCGGGGACACACAGCGTATGGCAGGAACCTGGTAAATGGGTGTGCTAGACATAAGAGCCAGGAGGGAGTGGCGCATCGTGGCTTGGTATTCTGGTCTGTAAAATGGGCTAACAGGAGCCGTGCTTCCTAGGGCCActgggaggctggagggagggagtTTGTGTAGAGCGCTTGAGATGGTGACTTTAGTACCTAGTGAGTGCTCAGTGAACCTAGCTGGGGAGGCTGTTCAGGTGACTGGGATTCTGGGGCAGGGCAGGTCAGCAAGGGGGATGGGACTGTGAAAGAcggcaggtgctggagaggaggcagggatggggtgggagCGAGTCCTCTGCCCAGAGGACCTGGCTCTGGGACATTCTTAGTCCCTGTTCCCCTTTGGGACGGTCTGCCTCTACCCGGTTCCAGCTGCCGCTCTGAGGCGCACTGggttccgccttggcctcccttcTCCCTCAGAGCACCAGGGGCAGACCAGGGCTTGTGCCTGGCATGAGGTCTCTTAGCTGACGCATCCCCCTTCacccagcactgtttgttgagGGCCTGCCATGTCCGGGCCCGAGTACCCAGTCTGTAGGGAAGGTGGGCATCCGCATTCGCCCCCCCCGGCATGGCCCTGGGAGGGTGACTCTGCGTGGCTCCAGGGAGGCCAGGGACAGGGCCCTGAGCCAGGTGATCCCTGGGCTGACACCGAGGTCGAAAGGTTAGGCTGGCAGTGTGTAGGGTACAGCACTGTGGAGGGTGGCCCAGTGTGGGGAGGGGACATGGGGTTCTGGAACGGGCCCACCACTTCAGACACCACAGCCAGGCACATCTGTCAGGCTTAGTTCTCCCATGCCCCATCCAAGAGGTACCAGTACTTTATCTGTTGAGCCTTTATGTGGCACCAAGTGTGTGCACTATtaccccgttttacagatgatgaaatggAGGCCCAGAAACAGGAGGTGGCTGGTgttaggtcacacagctaggaggcAGCAGAGTGGTGGGGCGCTGCCTGTGCCCTTAACCCCCAGGCCAGGTCACCCCatcaggcaggcaggaaggctgGCGGCAGGGGACGATGTGGGCGGGAGGTGATGCCTTCTCGGCGTTCTCACCACAGCCTGGGTGCCGGGCGCCACACTCCAACCTCAGCCATGGCAGGGTCGGAGGATGCCAATGGGTGCTGCACGGGCTCTCAGAGGCCCCTCACCTATGACCGTGGCCTTGACTGTGGGGGCCTCTGTCCACCAATAACCTCCCTTCGTCCCCTACAGGTGGGGCAGTCGAGGGTGGTGGGGGCATGGCGGCCCCGGGCAGTGCCCACGGGGTCCTGACCCGCGGCCCCCACAGGCGGGTTGCATGCTGTTCCCCCACATCTCGCCCTGTGAGGTGCGCGTGCTCATGCTCCTGTACTCATCCAAGAAGAAGATCTTCATGGGCCTCATCCCCTACGACCAGAGCGGCTTCGTCAGCGCCATCCGGCAGGTCATCACCACCCGCAAGCAGGTGTGCCGCTGAGCACAGCCCCTCTGAGGACAGAGTGGAGTTAGGCCCCACCGCCCTGGATGGGCAGCCAGACTTGGTGTGGGCGGAGTGTGATGCGATGACTGGAGCAAGGAGCCGCAGGGGAGCCCAGAGGAGGCCGGGCGGGTTCCCATCAGGGCTCCACGGAAAAGCGGCCACCAGGTGGCTCTGAAGGGCCGGAGGGTGGGTCTTGGCGCAGCGGTGGGGAAGCCAGTGGAGTGGGGAGCTGGGCAGGGGTTGGAATCATCGTGAGGCTGGAAGGCCCTGCCCGGTGACCACGTGTCCTGGTCATGCCTTGCCAGTTGAGGCAGACTCTGCAGGTCCTGTGCACCAGGTGAGGGCCAGGACCTGTCTCAGGCCATTGGGGAGCCGTGGGGGGCTGTGAGCAGGTGAGGGGGCAGGGCCTGTTCCCCTGGGGCTAGAGAATGGACCCAGCTGGGGTCGACAGGCCAAGACTCGGAGGGAGGGACGGCGGACCCTAGGACAGACAGGTTTCCCAGGACCCAGGGCCCCTTCTTCCCACCCCCTTCCTTCCAACAGGCAGTGGGACCTGGTGGTGTCAACTCAGGCCCAGTCCAGATCGTCAACAACAAGTTTCTGGCATGGAGCGGCGTCATGGAGTGGCAGGAGGTGAGCCCTCGGCAGCCCGGGGACCTGGGACCCCCAGATCCTCACGGACTGTGGCTGGGAGGGGACATTGGGGTTGGGGGTCTCCAGCCCTGAGGGCTCCTCTTTATCTCTCCCCCAAAAGCCCAGGCCTGAGCCCAACAGTCGGTCCAAGAGGTGGCTGCCGTCCCACGTCTACGTGAACCAGGGGGAGATCCTGTGAGTGccgggctgggggcggtggcAGCGTCCAGGGGAGCTGGGGCCTCCTGACCCTCGTCCCCTCGTGCCCCACAGGAGGACCGAGCAGTGGCCAAGGAAGCTGTACATGCAGCTCATCCCGCAGCAGCTGCTGGTGAGGGACTGGGGCCGGGCTGTCAAGCCTGCAAGCAGTAGCCATTCCAGAGGGCGGGACTGGGGGCAAGAGCGCCTCCCTGGGTGGCCTGAGCTGGCTGTGAGGGAGTGGAGCTGAGGGTGCTGAAGCAGGGGCAGTGGGTAGGTCCTCAGGCCTGGTTCCAAGGGGTCCC comes from Macaca fascicularis isolate 582-1 chromosome 19, T2T-MFA8v1.1 and encodes:
- the PTOV1 gene encoding prostate tumor-overexpressed gene 1 protein isoform X4; this translates as MVRPRRAPYRSGAGGPLGGRGRPPRPLVARAVRSRSWPASPRGPQPPRIRARSAPPMEGARVFGALGPISPSSPGLTLGGLAVSEHRLSNKLLAWSGVLEWQEKRRPYSDSTAKLKRTLPCQAYVNQGENLETDQWPQKLIMQLIPQQLLTTLGPLFRNSQLAQFHFTNRDCDSLKGLCRIMGNGFAGCMLFPHISPCEVRVLMLLYSSKKKIFMGLIPYDQSGFVSAIRQAVGPGGVNSGPVQIVNNKFLAWSGVMEWQEPRPEPNSRSKRWLPSHVYVNQGEILRTEQWPRKLYMQLIPQQLLTTLVPLFRNSRLVQFHFTKDLETLKSLCRIMDNGFAGCVHFSYKASCEIRVLMLLYSSEKKIFIGLIPHDQGNFVNGIRRVIANQQQVLQRNLEQEQQQRGMGG
- the PTOV1 gene encoding prostate tumor-overexpressed gene 1 protein isoform X1, which gives rise to MRSPAVPTPARGQLGVAFVLLPPRLEGARVFGALGPISPSSPGLTLGGLAVSEHRLSNKLLAWSGVLEWQEKRRPYSDSTAKLKRTLPCQAYVNQGENLETDQWPQKLIMQLIPQQLLTTLGPLFRNSQLAQFHFTNRDCDSLKGLCRIMGNGFAGCMLFPHISPCEVRVLMLLYSSKKKIFMGLIPYDQSGFVSAIRQVITTRKQAVGPGGVNSGPVQIVNNKFLAWSGVMEWQEPRPEPNSRSKRWLPSHVYVNQGEILRTEQWPRKLYMQLIPQQLLTTLVPLFRNSRLVQFHFTKDLETLKSLCRIMDNGFAGCVHFSYKASCEIRVLMLLYSSEKKIFIGLIPHDQGNFVNGIRRVIANQQQVLQRNLEQEQQQRGMGG
- the PTOV1 gene encoding prostate tumor-overexpressed gene 1 protein isoform X5, with the translated sequence MRSPAVPTPARGQLGVAFVLLPPRLEGARVFGALGPISPSSPGLTLGGLAVSEHRLSNKLLAWSGVLEWQEKRRPYSDSTAKLKRTLPCQAYVNQGENLETDQWPQKLIMQLIPQQLLTTLGPLFRNSQLAQFHFTNRDCDSLKGLCRIMGNGFAGCMLFPHISPCEVRVLMLLYSSKKKIFMGLIPYDQSGFVSAIRQVITTRKQVCR
- the PTOV1 gene encoding prostate tumor-overexpressed gene 1 protein isoform X6 — protein: MVRPRRAPYRSGAGGPLGGRGRPPRPLVARAVRSRSWPASPRGPQPPRIRARSAPPMEGARVFGALGPISPSSPGLTLGGLAVSEHRLSNKLLAWSGVLEWQEKRRPYSDSTAKLKRTLPCQAYVNQGENLETDQWPQKLIMQLIPQQLLTTLGPLFRNSQLAQFHFTNRDCDSLKGLCRIMGNGFAGCMLFPHISPCEVRVLMLLYSSKKKIFMGLIPYDQSGFVSAIRQVITTRKQVCR
- the PTOV1 gene encoding prostate tumor-overexpressed gene 1 protein isoform X2 is translated as MRSPAVPTPARGQLGVAFVLLPPRLEGARVFGALGPISPSSPGLTLGGLAVSEHRLSNKLLAWSGVLEWQEKRRPYSDSTAKLKRTLPCQAYVNQGENLETDQWPQKLIMQLIPQQLLTTLGPLFRNSQLAQFHFTNRDCDSLKGLCRIMGNGFAGCMLFPHISPCEVRVLMLLYSSKKKIFMGLIPYDQSGFVSAIRQAVGPGGVNSGPVQIVNNKFLAWSGVMEWQEPRPEPNSRSKRWLPSHVYVNQGEILRTEQWPRKLYMQLIPQQLLTTLVPLFRNSRLVQFHFTKDLETLKSLCRIMDNGFAGCVHFSYKASCEIRVLMLLYSSEKKIFIGLIPHDQGNFVNGIRRVIANQQQVLQRNLEQEQQQRGMGG
- the PTOV1 gene encoding prostate tumor-overexpressed gene 1 protein isoform X3; this encodes MVRPRRAPYRSGAGGPLGGRGRPPRPLVARAVRSRSWPASPRGPQPPRIRARSAPPMEGARVFGALGPISPSSPGLTLGGLAVSEHRLSNKLLAWSGVLEWQEKRRPYSDSTAKLKRTLPCQAYVNQGENLETDQWPQKLIMQLIPQQLLTTLGPLFRNSQLAQFHFTNRDCDSLKGLCRIMGNGFAGCMLFPHISPCEVRVLMLLYSSKKKIFMGLIPYDQSGFVSAIRQVITTRKQAVGPGGVNSGPVQIVNNKFLAWSGVMEWQEPRPEPNSRSKRWLPSHVYVNQGEILRTEQWPRKLYMQLIPQQLLTTLVPLFRNSRLVQFHFTKDLETLKSLCRIMDNGFAGCVHFSYKASCEIRVLMLLYSSEKKIFIGLIPHDQGNFVNGIRRVIANQQQVLQRNLEQEQQQRGMGG